The following are from one region of the Methylophilus sp. DW102 genome:
- a CDS encoding alpha-E domain-containing protein — protein sequence MLSRTADHLYWMARYIERAENVARVLDVTYNMSLLPSDSSNEAELWDAVLEIAGIRDIYDSNYKELSAANVIKHLVMDSQNPSSIYSSLRSARENARAVRVAMTTETWENMNTLWIEFGQYIKQDLTQSGLSEFCEWVKSRSHLFRGVCFGTMLRDEAFSFVRLGTFMERADNTARLLDVKYEYLMPMQEANDGAVDYYEWSAVLRSVSAFQAYQKVYRDAIEPTKVSELLILREDMPRSLHACYAEIMPILRQVAGSRHTEAERLAGQMHARLHYGRMLDILKDGVHHFLDEFILANRKLGEEIQRNFLSATA from the coding sequence ATGTTAAGCCGTACCGCAGATCATTTATATTGGATGGCACGTTATATCGAGCGTGCTGAAAACGTGGCCCGTGTGCTGGACGTGACTTATAACATGTCGCTGTTGCCGTCAGACAGCAGCAACGAAGCGGAACTTTGGGATGCCGTGCTTGAAATTGCCGGGATCCGCGACATTTATGACAGCAATTACAAAGAGCTGTCGGCCGCCAACGTCATCAAGCATCTGGTCATGGATAGCCAGAACCCGTCCAGCATTTACAGCTCATTGCGTAGTGCGCGTGAAAACGCCCGTGCCGTGCGTGTGGCCATGACCACCGAGACCTGGGAAAACATGAACACGCTGTGGATTGAGTTTGGACAATATATCAAACAGGACCTGACCCAATCCGGTTTGAGCGAATTTTGCGAATGGGTGAAAAGCCGTTCGCACCTGTTCCGTGGTGTCTGTTTTGGCACCATGTTGCGTGACGAGGCCTTTAGCTTTGTGCGCCTGGGCACGTTTATGGAACGCGCAGACAATACTGCCCGCCTGCTGGATGTGAAGTATGAGTACTTGATGCCCATGCAAGAAGCCAATGACGGCGCGGTGGATTATTACGAATGGAGTGCGGTGTTGCGCTCGGTCTCGGCATTTCAGGCTTACCAAAAAGTCTACCGCGATGCCATTGAACCGACCAAGGTGTCTGAATTATTGATTCTGCGTGAAGACATGCCGCGGTCTCTGCATGCCTGTTACGCCGAGATCATGCCGATTTTGCGCCAGGTCGCTGGCAGCCGCCACACCGAAGCCGAGCGGCTGGCTGGCCAGATGCATGCCAGACTGCATTACGGCCGCATGCTGGACATTTTAAAAGATGGCGTACACCATTTTCTGGATGAATTTATTCTGGCCAACCGCAAACTGGGCGAGGAAATACAACGTAATTTTTTAAGCGCCACGGCCTGA
- a CDS encoding circularly permuted type 2 ATP-grasp protein, protein MTQTAKQFFDEMQGYGGNVRAIYQAYNRWLANVPTQQLAAKRAEAEVLFRRVGITFNVYGEEDGAERLIPFDVIPRMISASEWAHLSKGAVQRVRALNMFLHDIYHDQEIIKAGIVPHSILTNSQYRPEMVGVTVPNQVYAHVAGIDLVRTSESQFYVLEDNLRTPSGVSYMLEDRKMMMRLFPDLFKKYPIAPVEHYPSVLLNNLRSVAQTGVTDPTVVLLSPGAYNSAYFEHAFLAQQMGIELVEGQDLFVRNNAVYMRTTQGPQRVDVIYRRIDDDFLDPLVFKPDSLLGVPGLLSVYRNGGVTLANAVGTGVADDKATYIYVPEMIKFYLGESPILQNVPTYQLSKEDDLAYVLDHLPELVVKEVQGSGGYGMLVGPTASKQEIEEFRLRIVSKPANYIAQPTLALSTCPTLVDQGIAPRHVDLRPFVLSGKTVSVVPGGLSRVALKEGSLVVNSSQGGGTKDTWVLERDDVSAETVQSQMAAQQATQEAVIC, encoded by the coding sequence ATGACGCAAACGGCCAAACAGTTTTTTGATGAAATGCAGGGCTATGGGGGCAATGTAAGGGCGATTTACCAGGCCTATAACCGCTGGTTGGCGAATGTGCCTACCCAGCAACTGGCGGCCAAACGCGCAGAAGCGGAAGTCCTGTTCCGCCGCGTCGGCATCACGTTTAACGTGTATGGTGAAGAAGATGGTGCCGAGCGCCTGATTCCATTTGATGTGATTCCACGCATGATTTCGGCCAGTGAATGGGCGCATTTGTCCAAAGGTGCCGTCCAGCGCGTACGCGCCCTCAATATGTTTCTGCATGATATTTATCATGATCAGGAAATCATTAAGGCCGGCATTGTCCCGCACAGCATCCTGACCAATTCGCAATACCGCCCGGAAATGGTGGGTGTGACTGTGCCTAACCAGGTGTATGCGCATGTGGCAGGGATAGACCTGGTCCGCACCAGCGAGTCGCAGTTTTACGTGCTTGAAGACAACCTGCGTACCCCTTCCGGCGTGTCTTATATGCTCGAAGACCGCAAGATGATGATGCGGCTGTTCCCGGATTTGTTTAAAAAATACCCGATTGCCCCGGTGGAGCATTACCCCAGTGTACTGCTGAACAACCTGCGCTCGGTCGCCCAGACCGGCGTCACTGACCCGACCGTGGTATTGCTCTCACCTGGCGCTTACAACAGCGCTTACTTTGAACATGCCTTCCTCGCCCAGCAAATGGGCATAGAACTGGTGGAAGGCCAGGATTTGTTTGTCCGTAATAACGCCGTCTATATGCGCACCACGCAAGGCCCGCAAAGGGTGGACGTGATCTACCGCCGCATTGACGACGACTTCCTCGACCCTCTGGTGTTCAAGCCCGATTCCCTGTTGGGCGTGCCAGGTCTGCTCTCCGTTTACCGCAATGGTGGCGTCACATTGGCCAACGCTGTAGGCACCGGCGTGGCCGATGACAAGGCGACGTATATTTACGTGCCGGAGATGATCAAGTTCTACTTGGGTGAATCCCCCATCTTGCAGAACGTGCCTACGTATCAACTCAGCAAGGAAGATGATCTGGCCTATGTGCTGGATCATCTGCCCGAGCTGGTCGTCAAGGAAGTGCAGGGCTCTGGCGGCTACGGCATGCTGGTAGGCCCCACAGCCAGCAAGCAGGAAATTGAAGAATTCCGTTTACGCATCGTCTCCAAACCCGCTAACTACATCGCGCAGCCGACGCTGGCACTGTCAACCTGCCCAACGCTGGTCGACCAGGGCATTGCGCCGCGTCATGTGGATTTAAGGCCATTTGTGCTGTCTGGCAAAACGGTCAGTGTGGTGCCGGGTGGCCTGTCGCGGGTAGCGCTCAAAGAAGGGTCACTGGTGGTGAACTCCTCGCAAGGGGGCGGCACCAAGGATACCTGGGTGCTGGAGCGGGACGATGTCAGTGCAGAAACCGTGCAGTCGCAAATGGCTGCCCAACAAGCAACGCAAGAGGCCGTCATATGTTAA
- a CDS encoding YicC/YloC family endoribonuclease — MMTIKNSPASQPMLSMTGFAATESRFTGGLLLIELRAVNHRYLELNVKIDDNLRQFEAQVRELLQSRLGRGKVECRINLKSDAAVANLTLNPEMVGQIAQTLAALQQHFPQAQPVNLVEVLKLPGVCQTESIDTEAMAQSLLNGLSQAIDELIAARQREGEKLKQVLLDRLQGVREQISIVKPLLPALISQYQDKLTTKLREAMQAEDDRVRQEIVLYAQRIDVDEELARLNAHIVEMDRILTAGGTMGKKLDFLMQEMNREANTLGSKSVAIETTQVSMQLKVLIEQMREQIQNIE; from the coding sequence ATGATGACGATAAAAAATTCCCCCGCTAGCCAACCGATGTTGAGCATGACCGGCTTTGCGGCCACTGAAAGCCGCTTTACTGGCGGGCTGCTGCTGATTGAGCTGCGTGCAGTCAACCACCGTTATCTTGAGCTCAATGTCAAAATCGATGACAACTTGCGCCAGTTTGAGGCGCAAGTACGTGAATTGCTGCAGTCCCGCCTGGGACGTGGCAAGGTGGAATGCCGCATCAATCTCAAAAGCGATGCCGCGGTGGCTAACCTGACGCTCAACCCTGAGATGGTCGGGCAGATCGCTCAAACCCTGGCCGCGTTACAGCAACATTTTCCGCAGGCGCAACCCGTCAATCTGGTTGAAGTGCTCAAGCTGCCCGGTGTTTGCCAAACGGAGAGCATCGATACCGAGGCCATGGCGCAGAGCCTGCTCAATGGCTTGTCGCAGGCCATTGATGAACTGATTGCCGCCCGCCAGCGCGAAGGTGAAAAACTCAAGCAAGTGCTGCTCGACCGTCTGCAAGGCGTCCGTGAGCAGATCAGCATCGTCAAACCGCTGTTACCTGCCCTGATCAGCCAATATCAGGATAAACTGACCACCAAACTGCGTGAAGCCATGCAGGCAGAGGATGACCGCGTACGTCAGGAAATCGTGCTCTATGCCCAACGGATTGATGTCGATGAAGAGCTGGCGCGGCTCAATGCCCACATTGTTGAAATGGACCGTATCCTTACGGCTGGCGGCACCATGGGCAAAAAGCTGGACTTTTTGATGCAGGAAATGAACCGGGAAGCCAACACACTGGGCTCCAAATCGGTGGCAATTGAAACGACACAAGTGTCCATGCAACTGAAAGTATTGATCGAACAGATGCGTGAACAGATTCAGAATATTGAATAA
- a CDS encoding serine/threonine-protein kinase, with protein sequence MKLAHKYDFALPVGTVLHDYTITKVLSLGGFSFVYLAQDAQKTTVAIKEYMPVTLAEREGDTHIRSNGKNEAAYKHGMKCFFEEGLALANIEHKNIVRVKNFFRANSTVYMVMKYERGKSLQDYIMALAQPVPENFLIRMFVELLNGLREVHSRKLLHLDIKPANIYIRLDGSPVLLDFGSARQALSEVTLAPTYTPGYAPPEQYIDRKHLGPWSDIYSIGASMYACLHRASPIAANQRLKHDTLVPAVELGQQIYSEKLLAIIDECMQLDYMLRPQSVFSLQKKMIGIHVAEDPRGSLVDKIIKVLTKPL encoded by the coding sequence GTGAAGCTCGCTCATAAATACGATTTTGCCTTGCCGGTAGGCACTGTGCTGCATGACTACACCATTACCAAGGTGCTGAGTCTGGGCGGGTTCAGCTTCGTCTATCTGGCGCAAGATGCGCAGAAAACCACGGTTGCTATCAAGGAATACATGCCGGTGACCTTGGCCGAGCGCGAGGGCGATACGCATATCCGCTCTAATGGCAAAAATGAAGCCGCCTACAAACATGGCATGAAGTGCTTTTTTGAAGAAGGTCTGGCGCTGGCCAATATCGAGCACAAAAACATCGTGCGCGTGAAAAACTTCTTCCGCGCCAACAGCACCGTCTATATGGTCATGAAATATGAGCGTGGCAAATCGCTGCAAGACTACATCATGGCGTTAGCGCAGCCTGTGCCCGAGAATTTTCTGATCCGCATGTTCGTTGAGTTGCTCAATGGATTGCGTGAGGTGCACTCACGCAAATTGCTGCACCTTGATATCAAACCGGCCAATATCTATATCCGCCTGGATGGCTCGCCAGTGCTGCTGGACTTCGGTTCGGCGCGCCAGGCTTTGTCCGAGGTGACGCTGGCGCCCACATACACGCCGGGTTATGCCCCGCCTGAGCAATATATAGACCGCAAACATCTGGGCCCCTGGAGCGATATTTACAGCATAGGCGCCAGTATGTATGCCTGTTTGCACCGGGCCTCGCCGATCGCGGCCAACCAGCGCCTCAAGCACGATACGCTGGTGCCGGCCGTGGAGTTGGGGCAACAGATCTACTCTGAAAAATTGCTGGCGATTATTGATGAGTGCATGCAGCTGGACTACATGCTCAGACCGCAAAGTGTGTTTTCATTGCAGAAAAAAATGATCGGCATCCATGTGGCTGAAGATCCGCGTGGCTCGCTGGTGGATAAAATTATTAAAGTGTTGACCAAGCCACTATGA
- a CDS encoding protein phosphatase 2C domain-containing protein, which yields MKFTIAQGSRQGPRPYNQDRLAYSYHRHAIFMVLADGMGGHQHGDVAAEIAVKTMIDAFQRESKPMIAQPAQFLREQIAQVHEVIENVRLQKRLQESPRTTIVVALIQHNKLFCAHVGDSRAYLYRNGLVEFQTEDHSVVQSLLREGKIRADEVNHHPHRNKIYNCVGGDREPQVELTAPIPLREGDVVLLCSDGVWNVVSEISMAQHMLAADIHDGVTRLLDDADAASITVGDNMSAIALQWGERIVTPLTISTLDLPLDVTTTMMNESPATPSPYALDLTDEEIEKAIAEIQEALGRTRQLIK from the coding sequence ATGAAATTCACCATTGCACAAGGCAGTCGCCAGGGGCCGCGACCCTATAATCAGGACCGGCTGGCTTACTCTTATCATCGGCATGCCATTTTCATGGTGTTGGCAGACGGCATGGGCGGGCACCAGCATGGCGATGTGGCGGCCGAAATCGCGGTCAAAACCATGATCGATGCCTTTCAGCGCGAATCAAAGCCCATGATTGCGCAACCCGCGCAATTTTTGCGCGAGCAGATTGCACAGGTGCATGAGGTGATCGAAAACGTCCGCCTGCAAAAGCGTCTGCAAGAGTCCCCGCGGACCACCATCGTCGTGGCTTTGATTCAACACAACAAACTGTTTTGCGCCCATGTCGGCGATTCCCGCGCCTACCTCTACCGCAACGGCCTGGTCGAGTTTCAAACCGAAGATCATTCTGTGGTGCAATCCTTGTTGCGCGAGGGTAAAATCCGCGCTGACGAGGTCAACCATCACCCGCACCGCAATAAAATTTATAATTGCGTCGGCGGGGATCGTGAACCTCAGGTCGAACTGACTGCGCCGATTCCTTTGCGGGAGGGCGATGTGGTGTTGCTGTGCTCGGATGGCGTCTGGAACGTGGTGTCCGAGATCAGCATGGCGCAACACATGCTGGCGGCGGATATCCATGATGGTGTCACGCGTTTGCTCGACGATGCCGATGCCGCCAGTATTACCGTTGGTGATAACATGAGCGCCATTGCGCTGCAGTGGGGCGAACGCATTGTCACCCCGCTGACGATTTCAACGCTGGATTTACCGCTAGACGTCACCACCACCATGATGAATGAAAGCCCGGCCACGCCCAGTCCGTATGCGTTAGATCTGACTGACGAAGAAATCGAAAAGGCGATTGCCGAGATACAAGAAGCGCTGGGCAGAACCCGGCAATTGATTAAATAA
- the rph gene encoding ribonuclease PH: MTRPSQRANDQLRAIEIIRHYTKHAEGSVLVKFGDTQVICTASVEEKVPGFLKGKGQGWVTAEYGMLPRSTGSRMDREAARGKQTGRTQEIQRLIGRSLRAIIDLEKLGERTIHFDCDVIQADGGTRTASITGAYVAMVDAVSTLLQKGLLTETPIKDSVAAISVGVYQGTPVLDLDYIEDSDCDTDMNVVMTGNGGFVEIQGTAEGEPFARETMNQMLDLAAKGISEIAVIQQTALAA; the protein is encoded by the coding sequence ATGACCAGACCCAGCCAGCGCGCCAATGACCAGTTGCGTGCCATCGAAATCATTCGCCATTACACCAAGCATGCAGAAGGCTCAGTACTGGTTAAATTTGGCGATACCCAGGTGATTTGTACTGCCAGCGTAGAAGAAAAAGTGCCTGGCTTTTTAAAAGGTAAAGGCCAGGGTTGGGTGACGGCAGAATACGGCATGCTGCCACGTTCTACCGGTTCCCGCATGGACCGTGAGGCCGCGCGCGGCAAGCAAACTGGCCGCACGCAAGAGATTCAGCGCCTGATCGGCCGCAGTCTGCGCGCCATCATCGACCTCGAAAAACTCGGTGAACGCACCATCCACTTTGACTGTGATGTGATTCAGGCAGATGGCGGCACCCGCACCGCCAGTATCACCGGCGCCTATGTTGCCATGGTCGATGCCGTGTCAACCTTGCTGCAAAAAGGCCTCTTGACCGAAACACCGATCAAAGACTCTGTGGCCGCCATTTCCGTCGGCGTTTACCAAGGCACACCCGTGCTGGATTTGGACTACATCGAAGACTCTGACTGCGATACAGACATGAACGTGGTCATGACCGGCAACGGTGGCTTTGTCGAGATTCAGGGCACCGCCGAAGGCGAGCCCTTTGCCCGCGAAACCATGAATCAGATGCTGGACCTTGCCGCCAAGGGCATCAGCGAAATTGCCGTGATTCAGCAAACCGCACTGGCCGCCTAA
- the rdgB gene encoding RdgB/HAM1 family non-canonical purine NTP pyrophosphatase — protein sequence MALPFEKLVIASGNKGKLREITHLLAPLNIEVLPQSEFNVPECPEPYGTFIENALAKARHASEHTGLPALADDSGLCVDALQGAPGVISARYAGPQPAKSLLTQDERNNDKLLTAMERIADRRAYFYSVVVLVRHPQDPQPIIADGLWRGEILREFRGTEGFGYDPLFLDTQTGKTVAELPLEIKSQLSHRGQAMAKLLQQLKTLGE from the coding sequence ATGGCCTTGCCGTTTGAAAAACTGGTGATTGCTTCAGGCAACAAAGGCAAACTCCGTGAAATCACCCATTTGCTGGCACCCTTGAATATCGAGGTGCTGCCGCAATCCGAGTTTAATGTGCCAGAGTGCCCCGAGCCGTATGGCACCTTTATTGAAAACGCTCTGGCCAAGGCGCGCCATGCCAGCGAGCATACCGGCTTGCCCGCGCTGGCCGATGATTCCGGCCTGTGTGTCGATGCCTTGCAAGGCGCACCAGGCGTGATTTCTGCACGCTATGCCGGGCCACAGCCAGCCAAAAGCCTGCTCACGCAAGACGAGCGCAATAACGATAAATTGCTCACAGCCATGGAACGCATTGCCGACCGCCGTGCCTATTTTTACAGCGTGGTTGTGCTGGTGCGCCATCCGCAAGATCCGCAACCGATCATTGCCGATGGCCTATGGCGCGGTGAAATCCTGCGTGAGTTCCGCGGTACCGAAGGCTTTGGCTACGACCCACTGTTTCTGGATACGCAGACGGGCAAAACCGTGGCAGAATTACCGCTTGAGATCAAAAGTCAGTTGAGTCACCGCGGTCAAGCGATGGCCAAACTGCTGCAACAACTGAAAACACTGGGTGAGTAA
- the recQ gene encoding DNA helicase RecQ has protein sequence MASLSPQQILQDVFGYNQFRHQQQAIVEHVISGKDALVLMPTGGGKSLCYQIPALARDGLAIVVSPLIALMQDQVEALQQLGVNAAFLNSSLSAEDNARITRQVISGEIKLLYVAPERLMVGSFLSLLDEVQQHTGLALFAIDEAHCVSQWGHDFRPEYRQLTVLHNRFPDVPRIALTATADAPTRAEIISQLNLENARQFVSSFDRPNIRYHVGIKNNARQQLQAFLEREHANDAGIIYCLSRKKVEETAAWLVEKGWSALPYHAGLPAQLRELHQRRFLREEGIIMVATIAFGMGIDKPNVRFVAHLDLPKSMEGYYQETGRAGRDGLQANAWMVYGMGDVVSMRQMLDSGEASEERKRLERLKLDALLGYCESTTCRHQSILRYFGESHPGACGQCDNCLHPVETWQATQVAQMALSCVYRTGQRFGVGHLIDVLIGKVTPQVERFGHEKVSTFGIGKTLNQNQWSGVYRQLIAAGLLEADMAAYGGLKLTEAARPVLKGEQEVWLRRDAEPEKRMSKAERSARAKEAFEGANDDPLWQALKAKRLELAREQGVPPYVIFHDSTLLEIHNRKPQTLTEMGQISGIGQAKLQKYGDAFLQVLEEMA, from the coding sequence ATGGCAAGCCTCTCACCGCAACAAATCCTCCAAGACGTTTTCGGTTACAACCAGTTTCGCCACCAGCAACAAGCCATCGTAGAACATGTCATCAGCGGGAAGGATGCGCTGGTGCTCATGCCCACCGGTGGTGGCAAATCGCTTTGTTATCAAATTCCAGCCTTGGCGCGTGATGGCCTGGCCATTGTTGTCTCGCCCTTAATTGCGCTGATGCAAGACCAGGTCGAAGCCCTGCAACAACTTGGCGTCAACGCAGCATTTCTGAATTCGAGTTTAAGCGCAGAAGATAATGCCCGCATCACCCGCCAGGTGATCAGCGGTGAAATCAAATTACTCTACGTCGCCCCCGAGCGGCTGATGGTCGGCAGCTTTTTGAGCCTGCTCGATGAAGTGCAGCAGCACACCGGCCTCGCCCTGTTTGCCATTGATGAAGCACATTGCGTCTCGCAATGGGGGCATGATTTCCGGCCCGAATATCGCCAGCTCACCGTACTGCACAATCGCTTTCCCGATGTGCCCCGTATCGCGCTCACCGCAACGGCCGATGCACCAACACGTGCTGAAATTATCAGCCAATTGAATCTGGAAAACGCCCGCCAGTTCGTTTCCAGTTTTGATAGGCCAAATATCCGCTACCACGTCGGCATAAAAAACAATGCCCGCCAGCAATTGCAGGCATTTTTAGAGCGCGAACACGCGAACGATGCAGGGATTATTTACTGTTTATCGCGCAAAAAAGTCGAAGAAACCGCCGCCTGGCTGGTTGAAAAAGGCTGGTCAGCGTTGCCTTATCATGCCGGGTTGCCTGCGCAATTACGTGAGCTGCATCAGCGACGTTTTTTGCGTGAAGAAGGCATCATCATGGTGGCAACCATCGCGTTCGGCATGGGCATCGATAAACCCAACGTCCGCTTTGTCGCACATTTAGATTTGCCAAAAAGCATGGAAGGCTACTACCAGGAAACCGGCCGCGCCGGGCGCGATGGCCTGCAAGCAAATGCCTGGATGGTCTACGGCATGGGCGATGTCGTCTCCATGCGGCAAATGCTCGATAGCGGCGAAGCCTCAGAAGAACGAAAACGGCTGGAGCGCTTAAAACTGGATGCCTTGCTCGGCTACTGCGAATCCACCACCTGCCGTCACCAAAGCATTCTGCGCTACTTCGGCGAAAGCCATCCTGGCGCCTGCGGCCAATGCGATAACTGCCTGCACCCGGTAGAAACCTGGCAAGCCACCCAGGTCGCGCAAATGGCACTTTCCTGCGTCTACCGCACCGGCCAAAGATTCGGCGTCGGCCATCTAATTGATGTGCTGATAGGCAAAGTCACGCCACAAGTCGAGCGCTTTGGTCACGAGAAAGTCAGCACTTTCGGCATAGGTAAAACCCTCAATCAAAACCAATGGAGCGGTGTCTATCGCCAGCTGATTGCAGCCGGATTACTGGAAGCGGATATGGCTGCCTACGGCGGTTTAAAACTCACTGAAGCCGCACGACCAGTGCTTAAAGGCGAGCAAGAAGTCTGGCTACGCCGCGATGCCGAACCCGAAAAACGCATGAGCAAAGCCGAACGCAGCGCCCGCGCTAAAGAAGCCTTTGAAGGTGCCAATGATGATCCGCTCTGGCAAGCACTTAAAGCTAAAAGGTTAGAATTGGCAAGGGAACAGGGTGTACCACCATATGTGATTTTTCACGATAGTACCTTGCTCGAAATTCATAATCGCAAACCGCAGACATTGACTGAGATGGGGCAGATTAGCGGGATAGGGCAGGCGAAATTGCAGAAATATGGGGATGCATTTTTGCAGGTGCTTGAAGAAATGGCTTAA
- a CDS encoding type II toxin-antitoxin system RelE/ParE family toxin, which yields MAWLVEYTDEFEAWWHSLNEDEQVSIAASVGLLESLGTQLPFPHSSAINQSRHGHMRELRTQHDGRPFRTLYAFDPRRAVILLIGGDKTGDDRWYEKYIPVADRLYDEHIKALIKEGLIDGKKL from the coding sequence ATGGCATGGTTGGTTGAATATACTGATGAATTCGAAGCTTGGTGGCATTCTCTGAATGAAGATGAGCAAGTATCTATTGCCGCTTCTGTTGGGTTGCTGGAATCGTTGGGCACCCAGTTACCTTTTCCACATTCATCAGCAATTAACCAGTCACGGCATGGCCACATGCGTGAATTGAGAACACAGCACGATGGCCGTCCATTTAGGACGTTATATGCATTTGATCCTCGCAGAGCAGTTATTTTGCTGATTGGCGGCGATAAAACGGGTGATGATCGATGGTATGAGAAATACATTCCTGTTGCTGATCGACTCTATGATGAACATATCAAGGCATTGATAAAGGAAGGATTGATAGATGGCAAAAAACTTTAG
- a CDS encoding XRE family transcriptional regulator, translating to MAKNFSTLKTALSPEAQTKVAQKTEQMLQEMPLHELRQARGLSQKMMAEALHIQQPAVAKIEKRTDMYLSTLRSHIQAMGGELEIVARFPEGSVKIQSFSDL from the coding sequence ATGGCAAAAAACTTTAGTACGCTTAAGACAGCACTCTCACCAGAAGCGCAAACCAAGGTTGCTCAAAAAACAGAACAAATGTTGCAAGAAATGCCTTTGCACGAGTTGCGTCAGGCGCGCGGCCTGTCTCAAAAAATGATGGCAGAAGCGCTGCATATTCAGCAACCTGCTGTGGCAAAAATCGAAAAACGCACCGACATGTATTTATCTACCCTGCGTAGCCATATTCAAGCCATGGGTGGCGAGTTGGAGATCGTGGCGCGCTTTCCAGAGGGCTCAGTAAAGATTCAGAGTTTTTCGGATTTATGA
- a CDS encoding arylesterase has translation MMFRFLKILSVCSTLFFADAALAETTSKPVILVFGDSLSAAYGIPKEKGWVNLLAQRIKDKQLPYEVANASVSGETTAGGLSRLPATIQQFKPSIVLIELGANDGLRGLPTDAMKNNLEKMIQASRQINAQVVLLGMFIPPNYGPKYTNGFKQVYLELSQTYKTPFVPFFLDGVSGHSDLVIEDGLHPNVIAQPKILENVWPTLKPLLNSPLKTNP, from the coding sequence ATGATGTTCCGATTTCTCAAGATATTAAGCGTTTGCAGTACTCTATTTTTTGCCGATGCCGCCCTGGCTGAAACAACATCCAAACCGGTGATTCTGGTGTTTGGAGACAGTTTATCCGCCGCCTATGGCATCCCCAAAGAAAAAGGTTGGGTGAATTTATTGGCGCAAAGAATAAAAGACAAGCAATTACCCTACGAAGTTGCCAACGCCAGCGTCAGTGGCGAAACAACCGCGGGCGGCCTCAGCCGTTTGCCTGCCACAATTCAGCAGTTTAAACCCAGTATTGTGTTAATAGAACTAGGCGCCAACGACGGCCTGCGCGGCTTACCAACAGATGCCATGAAGAATAATCTCGAGAAAATGATTCAAGCCAGCAGGCAAATCAATGCGCAGGTGGTTTTGTTGGGAATGTTTATTCCACCGAATTATGGCCCTAAATACACAAACGGCTTTAAGCAAGTTTATCTGGAGTTATCGCAAACCTACAAAACCCCCTTTGTGCCATTTTTTCTGGATGGTGTGAGCGGTCACAGTGATTTGGTCATTGAAGACGGCCTGCACCCCAATGTGATTGCACAGCCTAAAATACTGGAGAATGTGTGGCCGACTCTCAAACCACTGCTTAATAGCCCACTAAAAACCAATCCTTAA
- a CDS encoding ATP-binding cassette domain-containing protein yields MQSPYAVEAVSLSKSVVSNDTTLPILTGLNLAVPQGERLAIIGSSGSGKSTLLGLLAGLDTTSSGKVLIAGEDIGVMDEDGRAAMRARYMGFVFQSFQLLGSLTALENVMLPLQLAGQRDAQAIAIAALDSVGLAARATHYPKQLSGGEQQRVAIARAFAAKPSILFADEPTGNLDVATGEAIIKLLFDLNAKSGTTLVLVTHDMNLARRCQRVLNLQGGVLSEITIADTQAGAH; encoded by the coding sequence ATGCAAAGTCCTTATGCCGTTGAAGCGGTATCGTTAAGTAAATCGGTTGTTAGCAATGATACAACACTCCCTATTTTGACTGGTTTGAATCTGGCCGTGCCGCAGGGTGAGCGGCTGGCGATTATTGGTAGCTCGGGGTCGGGTAAATCGACATTGCTGGGGTTATTGGCTGGATTGGACACGACAAGCAGTGGAAAAGTCCTGATTGCCGGTGAAGATATCGGCGTGATGGATGAAGATGGCCGTGCGGCGATGCGTGCCAGATACATGGGATTTGTCTTTCAATCATTCCAATTGCTGGGTTCACTGACCGCGTTGGAAAACGTGATGCTGCCATTGCAGCTGGCGGGCCAGCGTGATGCGCAGGCGATTGCCATTGCTGCTCTCGACAGTGTAGGTCTGGCAGCACGGGCCACGCATTACCCAAAACAGTTGTCAGGCGGTGAGCAGCAGCGGGTGGCGATTGCCAGGGCATTTGCTGCCAAGCCTTCTATTTTATTCGCCGATGAGCCAACCGGTAACCTGGATGTGGCGACCGGCGAGGCGATTATCAAATTGTTATTCGATTTAAACGCCAAGAGCGGCACCACGCTGGTGCTGGTCACGCATGATATGAATCTGGCAAGGCGTTGCCAGCGGGTGTTGAATTTGCAGGGTGGCGTGCTCAGTGAGATCACGATAGCCGACACGCAGGCAGGGGCGCATTAA